The DNA sequence AGTGTTACATCTGCAGATGGCAGGGTTCAACTTCTTGTGCAAAAACTTAAAACAAGAAGAATGTCGAGacaacaagataaaaaggatgGAGCAGAAAGTAGTAAAAGGGATCAACCTCCTCCAATGCAGAAACATAGATCAACAAAGAAATTGTCAAAAGTACAATGTGACGATCTTCAAGCCCAACCAACTATTGATCCTAAAATAAAAGGAAAATGAATGGCCAATGATGACCTTCAAGACAACTCATTCAATTGGAAGGGGAAACAAGTAACTATTTTAAGAGAACTTCAAGCAGCTAAAAGAAAGAAGGTAGGTGAAACTTGAGGCAGGCAAGAAAGTTAAGATGGCTGCAAAATCAGGATGGAGGATTTAAGCATGTGTGCCAACCTAGTTTTATCAGTATTTTGTTGCTACTGTCTATGACTAGTTATGCCTGTGAAAAGACACTGTTGGTTTGTGCATTTTGTTAGTGATCAAAACTTCAAGTTATGACTGACGATCACTTAATGTAAATGCATTTTCTTGGATTTGGTATGACTGATTTTAAGACAAATGCAATGTTGCTCTTTTGGCACAATGTTCTTCATTTTGTCCTTGTATTTTAGGTTTGTTGTCACACTTAAAGAGTAAAACCTATTTCATTCCTAAACAACCATACACAGTACAAATTGAACAATTTTTATAGCATTAGACAACATCTACATCACTATTACCTAAACATACAATAACATAAAGGCTTAAGATTAAAAAGAGACAATCAACATCATTGTACCATGTACATTATACATCACTAGACATTATCTTTCTCCTCACCAACTGAGATAAACCAACAATGAAAAATATACAACAGAAGCAACACACCAAATGCACACCATTTCATGACTTCATTCTTCAACTGTTTGATCTCCTCAGTGTACTCATTTCGAGCAGGCACCAACTCCATGATATAATCATTATCCTTTTTTCATATGTTTCTCAATAACCCGTTAATCACACCTTCGAGAATCTAACTTTGGGCTCAACTCATCTGAAGAAGTTGTAGGTTTGAGTACCACATGTTAGGAATCGAGGCCCTGATTATACTCAGTCCATGAAGTTTTTCTCACTGCCTAATTTCTGCAAAAACATTGATAATTCATTTTTGGGATTGAATTAATTTGAATTTTTAGCTTCTCTGAATTGGGTATGTTGCATGTAGGGAGTACACACATATATACAGACAATATAAATGTTGTAATACGAACTGACCAATTTGTCCTTCCTTAATGTTAACAACGTTTACAGTGATTAGGCGGAACCCAACTgctttaaaaaaaattctaaccACGTAATTGCCGAGTTTTTAAATTCGGCCCAAAATAGTGCAAAATTTTTATAGTACAAGCCACCAAAgtacaaaaatatatataaaacaaCAGAGTAAGTATTAAACATAGATATTAATAAATAGAGTAGATTTATAACTGAAATAGCTTTTTAATACAAACAATAAACATTTTATCGAAGAAAAACAATTAAATATAGACATGTACCGAGGGATATGCCTGTAATTAGGCCATCTCCAAGAGTGGCCTATTGGCCTAAATTGGCCTAAATTTGGACCGATTTTGGTCCAAATCTAACCCAATAGTGGTCTATTGCCCTGTTCTAATTTAGGCCAGTGAATAATGTCGGCCTAAATTTAGGCTGGCACTATTACCCGGCCTAAAtctttttaataataaaatattatccttttatattttatatatttgttaGTTTGTTGATTgaatgttattatatatatatattaaatagtttttaattatattttttaattttcagttatatatataatagttacttaataaaaatatattaaacacattttttttcatttttcttgtttaAGTGTAATGTATTTCTagtttaataaatttattaagtttgaaattAATATGGTATTATTCATTCCGCGTCCAATTGAATTAACATGTATGTAAATTATAATtcaatatattaaaataataatatattaataattgaaATTATAAAATGTTAATATGTAAATTCGGTTCAAATTTAGACCGAAATTTAGGTCAAAAAATCCGGCCACTCTTAGAGTTGCCCTGAACAAGCATACCtcaattaaataaaataatcagTTTCATTCAGGGGAATACATTTCTTAAATTATAACCTACAAAACGACAAGAAGCCAAACTGCCAAAGTAACCTACATAATAAAATGCAATAAATATAGATACAAATAAAGTACATACATAAGCAAAATTTTATGAGACAAAAATCACTAAATTTCACATAATATTATACATATATCTTTTTCAGAAAGCATATAATTCTTGCAAACAAGAGGTGGTCTCTCTCTAGGGTTTCATTTTATTCCTTTCTGGGTTTTCATCAAGGTACAATCTTTTTAgctaatttcaatttttaatgCTATAAAATTTCTGGGTTATGTGGCATTGTTGATTTTTAGATCTTCTATGTTTAATTTGGGTATGACATTTTAAAAAGGTTGGTGCTTTTTGTTATTGTTTGAATTAGTTTGCATTTTCTTGAATTGGGTTGTTAAGTTCTTGAATTTATCATTTTGGGCTTTGAAAGTTGTTGAATTTTATGTGATGAGCTGATGATTTGGTTGTAATTGAAATTTGATTGTGGTTTGTAATTTTGTTCGGGTTTTATAAAAATGGGATGGGGTGTTTAATTTCTGAATCTTGCAGCATTTTGAGGGCTTTGATGTTTTAATTTATGTATGTATATGGAATTCGAGGTTTTGTTTGTATGGTTATGGGTTTTGAGGATTTTTCGAGATAGTTTTGTGAATTGCATGAGTAATGTTTCTGTTTTTGTTTTGATCATTTCTGAATTGAATGGTATTATCCGGGGTTAAGTTTTTCAAAATGTTTGCTTGACGTGGTAGGAAGTTTTATGTTGATGGTGAAGAAGGCATTTTTGGTTTGACAATGCCGGATATTCGAGGTCTTCCGAGGCCGTTTGCTGCATTTCGGCGTTCTATTTTGGGTATTGTGCAGGATCAGGCGCATACTGTTGAAACAAATCATGAATCCGTTACACAAGATATGGAGTTTGAATCATTTCAAAAGCAAGTCTCTGAGCGATTTAATGATCTTTTAGCTACGCATCCTGCTGAGTATGAATTTCTCTCTCTTACATGGGTGAGTAAGTTATTGGATGTTCTTGTTGATTGTCAGGAGGAGTTTAAGGTTATATTATGTAATAATAAGGCACATCTTGTAAAACCACCTCTAGACAAGATGGTTTCTGAATTATTTGAGAGGAGCATCAAGGCACTTGACATATGTAATGCAACTCGTGATGGTATTGAAAAGATTCGGTTGTGGCAGAAGCACTTGGATGTGGTTCTCAGTGCCTTTGGTTCTCGAGAGCGGATGATTACAGAAGGTTCATTTCGTCGAGCAAGAAAAGCTTTGATGGATTTGGCACTTGTGATGCTGGAGGACAAGGACTCCGGATGTGCTTTTTCACAAAGGAATAGATCTTTTGCACGCAAAAATAAGGGCAAGGATCTCCAGCCTCATCCTTCGGGACATTCCAGATCTTTGTCGTGGAGTGTATCTCATTCTTGGTCAGCAACAAAGCAGCTCCAATTAATGGCAAGCAGTTTAGCTCCTCCGCGTCCTAATGAGATTGCAGCAACTAATGGGCTTGCTATTCCCGTGTTTACAATGAGCTTTGTGCTCATGTTTGTCCTGTGGGCTCTAGTTGCTGCAGTCCCTTGTCAAGATCGAAGCCTCCAGATTCACTTTTCTATTCCAAGGCAATTCACGTGGTATACTCCATTTAACTTGCTTCATTGTCAGATTATGGATGAATCTAAAAGGCAAGATCGCC is a window from the Apium graveolens cultivar Ventura chromosome 1, ASM990537v1, whole genome shotgun sequence genome containing:
- the LOC141666412 gene encoding protein BYPASS1-LIKE-like, with protein sequence MPDIRGLPRPFAAFRRSILGIVQDQAHTVETNHESVTQDMEFESFQKQVSERFNDLLATHPAEYEFLSLTWVSKLLDVLVDCQEEFKVILCNNKAHLVKPPLDKMVSELFERSIKALDICNATRDGIEKIRLWQKHLDVVLSAFGSRERMITEGSFRRARKALMDLALVMLEDKDSGCAFSQRNRSFARKNKGKDLQPHPSGHSRSLSWSVSHSWSATKQLQLMASSLAPPRPNEIAATNGLAIPVFTMSFVLMFVLWALVAAVPCQDRSLQIHFSIPRQFTWYTPFNLLHCQIMDESKRQDRRNSVGLLQEISQLENSIGHVTDLVDYASFPLTDEQKEEAKQGVEELSVICELCKNGMDPLDRQLREVFRKIMSFRAEGLELLGKTN